The proteins below come from a single Acidovorax sp. NCPPB 4044 genomic window:
- a CDS encoding MurR/RpiR family transcriptional regulator — MSDLPDAAGDAVSIAIRIGRARPLLTRSHQQMADYVLAHPLQAATMPIDELASAVGVSIATANRFARAIGLEGYPMLRAELVKGFEAMLAPIEKMRIKLEKPTSIRDVFAAALEESQRNIAATRDALDPAACEAAVQAIVGARRVYLAGFGASGWLAGLLQRGLDAHCDNVHLLAGVGGASYGARMLTRMGADDLLIAISYPRYLTDTVVLAQGAFERGVRVLALTDGAQSPLVPFAHGCLFAQTENQYAANSESSALALIEALTSAVAHQARDSVKTAARMTEAVLPWLHDSSRSRLAPRAADTAGRKTEVRAGRPARTRGAGR; from the coding sequence ATGTCCGACCTTCCCGACGCCGCTGGCGATGCCGTCTCGATCGCGATCCGCATCGGCCGTGCACGGCCCCTGCTGACGCGTTCGCACCAGCAGATGGCGGACTACGTGCTCGCGCATCCGCTGCAGGCGGCCACCATGCCGATCGACGAACTGGCATCGGCCGTGGGCGTGTCCATCGCCACGGCCAACCGCTTCGCGCGGGCCATCGGCCTGGAGGGCTACCCGATGCTGCGGGCGGAGTTGGTCAAGGGCTTCGAGGCGATGCTCGCGCCCATCGAGAAGATGCGTATCAAGCTGGAGAAGCCCACCTCCATCCGCGATGTGTTCGCCGCCGCCCTCGAGGAGAGCCAGCGCAACATCGCCGCCACGCGCGATGCGCTGGACCCGGCCGCCTGCGAGGCCGCGGTGCAGGCCATCGTGGGCGCACGGCGCGTCTACCTGGCGGGCTTTGGCGCGAGCGGATGGCTGGCCGGACTGCTGCAGCGCGGCCTGGACGCGCATTGCGACAACGTGCACCTGCTTGCCGGCGTGGGGGGCGCGTCGTACGGCGCCCGCATGCTGACGCGCATGGGCGCCGATGACCTGCTCATCGCCATCAGCTACCCGCGCTACCTCACCGACACCGTGGTGCTGGCGCAGGGCGCCTTCGAGCGCGGCGTGCGAGTGCTCGCGCTCACCGACGGTGCGCAGTCGCCGCTCGTGCCCTTCGCGCACGGCTGCCTGTTCGCGCAGACCGAGAACCAGTACGCGGCCAACTCCGAATCCTCGGCCCTCGCCTTGATCGAGGCGCTCACCAGCGCCGTCGCGCACCAGGCCCGGGATTCGGTGAAGACCGCCGCCCGCATGACCGAAGCCGTGCTGCCCTGGCTGCACGACAGCTCCCGCAGCCGGCTCGCCCCGCGGGCGGCCGACACGGCGGGCCGCAAGACCGAGGTGCGCGCGGGCCGGCCCGCGCGCACCCGCGGCGCGGGGCGTTGA
- a CDS encoding isoaspartyl peptidase/L-asparaginase family protein, with protein sequence MTASHPSASPATPVIAIHGGAGTLSRATISADQERAYHAALQEVLRAGQAVLEQGGSAVDAVCEAVRLLEECPLFNAGHGAVFTADATHELDAALMDGATLAAGAVAGVAHVRNPVLAARAVMRHGQHVLMAGAGAERLAGEAGLEMVAPSHFSTAARREQLDAALARQAGAVLDHDGAAALAGRAIDEDRKMGTVGAVALDAQGHLAAATSTGGMTNKRPGRVGDSPLIGAGTYADDRTAAVSCTGHGESFIRVAAAHDLCARMAYAGLSLAEACDAVVHGALPAIGGTGGLVAVDRHGNVCLPFNTEGMYRGLARAGQAPETFIYR encoded by the coding sequence ATGACCGCTTCGCATCCTTCCGCCTCGCCTGCCACCCCGGTGATCGCCATCCACGGGGGCGCGGGCACGCTCAGCCGCGCCACCATCAGCGCAGACCAGGAGCGGGCCTACCACGCTGCCCTGCAGGAGGTGCTGCGCGCGGGGCAGGCCGTGCTGGAGCAGGGCGGCAGCGCGGTGGATGCCGTGTGCGAGGCCGTGCGCCTGCTGGAGGAATGCCCGCTGTTCAATGCCGGCCACGGTGCGGTGTTCACGGCCGATGCCACGCATGAACTCGATGCCGCGCTCATGGACGGCGCGACGCTCGCGGCCGGCGCCGTGGCCGGCGTGGCGCACGTGCGCAATCCCGTGCTGGCGGCGCGCGCCGTGATGCGCCACGGCCAGCATGTGCTCATGGCCGGCGCGGGCGCCGAGCGCCTGGCGGGCGAAGCCGGCCTGGAGATGGTCGCTCCGTCGCACTTCTCCACGGCCGCGCGCCGCGAGCAGCTGGACGCCGCGCTCGCCCGGCAGGCCGGCGCCGTGCTGGACCACGATGGCGCCGCGGCACTCGCGGGCCGTGCCATCGACGAAGACCGCAAGATGGGCACGGTGGGTGCCGTGGCGCTGGACGCCCAGGGCCACCTGGCCGCCGCCACGTCCACGGGCGGCATGACCAACAAGCGCCCGGGCCGCGTGGGCGACAGCCCGCTGATCGGCGCAGGCACCTACGCGGACGACCGCACGGCGGCCGTCTCCTGCACGGGGCACGGCGAGAGCTTCATCCGCGTGGCGGCCGCGCACGACCTGTGCGCGCGCATGGCCTATGCCGGCCTGTCCCTGGCCGAGGCCTGCGACGCGGTGGTGCATGGCGCGCTGCCGGCCATCGGCGGAACGGGCGGGCTCGTCGCCGTGGACCGCCACGGCAACGTCTGCCTGCCGTTCAACACCGAGGGCATGTACCGCGGCCTGGCCCGCGCGGGCCAGGCGCCCGAAACCTTCATCTACCGCTGA
- a CDS encoding dipeptide ABC transporter ATP-binding protein produces MKPTASTSSPLPALPEQRVLAVDDLTIRFANSERTVDAVRNLSFHVDRGETLAIVGESGSGKSVTSLALMRLVEHGGGRIIGGSVALRRRSGQVLDVVRASNSTLRAVRGADVAMIFQEPMTSLNPVFTAGEQIAESIRVHQGKDRAAARAEALRMLELVRIPEARNVLDRFPHQLSGGMRQRVMIAMALSCKPQLLIADEPTTALDVTIQAQILQLIRQLQDEMHMGVIFITHDMGVVAEVADRVLVMYRGDKVEEGASERVFAAPQHAYTRALLSAVPKLGAMQGTDLPRPFELLRADGHAAPVLESTPPDTRSEAAQPILRVKDLVTRFDLRSGLFNRVKRRVHAVERVSFDLYPGETLALVGESGCGKSTTGRSLLRLVDSQSGAIEFGGRNILDLPTSEVQALRRDIQFIFQDPFASLDPRLTVGFSIMEPLLVHKTCTREEAQARVEWLMEKVGLPHEHAQRYPHEFSGGQRQRIAIARALALNPKVVVADESVSALDVSIQAQIVNLMLDLQRELGVAFLFISHDMAVVERISHRVAVMFLGQIVEIGPRRAIFESPQHPYTKKLMAAVPIADPARRHLKRSLQEGDIPSPIRAVGDEPAVQPLVQVGAGHFVARHAIANLY; encoded by the coding sequence ATGAAACCCACCGCTTCGACTTCTTCTCCGCTTCCTGCCCTGCCCGAGCAGCGCGTGCTGGCCGTGGACGACCTCACCATCCGCTTCGCGAATTCCGAGCGCACGGTGGATGCCGTGCGCAACCTGAGCTTCCATGTGGACCGGGGCGAGACACTGGCCATCGTGGGCGAATCGGGTTCGGGCAAGTCGGTCACCTCGCTCGCGCTGATGCGGCTGGTGGAGCACGGCGGCGGCCGGATCATCGGCGGATCGGTGGCATTGCGCCGCCGCAGCGGCCAGGTGCTGGACGTGGTGCGCGCCAGCAACTCCACGCTGCGCGCCGTGCGCGGTGCCGACGTGGCGATGATCTTCCAGGAGCCGATGACCTCGCTCAACCCGGTGTTCACCGCGGGCGAGCAGATCGCAGAATCCATCCGCGTGCACCAGGGCAAGGACCGCGCGGCCGCGCGCGCCGAGGCGCTGCGCATGCTGGAGCTGGTGCGCATCCCCGAGGCGCGCAACGTGCTGGACCGTTTTCCGCACCAGCTCTCGGGCGGCATGCGCCAGCGCGTGATGATCGCCATGGCGCTGTCGTGCAAGCCGCAGCTGCTGATCGCCGACGAGCCCACCACCGCGCTCGATGTGACCATCCAGGCCCAGATCCTGCAGCTCATCCGGCAGCTGCAGGACGAGATGCACATGGGCGTGATCTTCATCACGCACGACATGGGCGTGGTGGCCGAGGTGGCCGACCGCGTGCTGGTCATGTACCGCGGCGACAAGGTGGAAGAGGGCGCGTCGGAGCGCGTCTTCGCCGCGCCGCAGCATGCCTACACGCGTGCGCTGCTGTCGGCCGTGCCCAAGCTGGGCGCCATGCAGGGCACCGACCTGCCGCGCCCGTTCGAGCTGCTGCGCGCCGATGGGCATGCCGCCCCCGTGCTGGAGTCCACCCCGCCCGACACGCGGTCCGAGGCGGCGCAGCCGATCCTGCGCGTGAAGGACCTGGTCACGCGGTTCGACCTGCGCTCGGGCCTGTTCAACCGCGTCAAGCGCCGCGTGCATGCGGTGGAGCGGGTGAGCTTCGACCTCTACCCGGGCGAGACGCTCGCGCTGGTGGGCGAATCGGGCTGCGGCAAATCCACCACCGGCCGGTCGCTGCTGCGCCTGGTGGACAGCCAGAGCGGCGCCATCGAATTCGGCGGCCGCAACATCCTGGACCTGCCCACCTCCGAGGTGCAGGCCCTGCGGCGCGACATCCAGTTCATCTTCCAGGACCCGTTCGCATCGCTCGACCCGCGCCTCACGGTGGGTTTCTCGATCATGGAGCCGCTGCTCGTGCACAAGACCTGCACGCGCGAGGAGGCACAGGCCCGCGTGGAATGGCTGATGGAGAAGGTCGGGCTGCCGCACGAGCACGCACAGCGCTACCCGCACGAATTCTCGGGCGGCCAGCGCCAGCGCATCGCGATTGCGCGCGCCCTGGCGCTCAACCCCAAGGTGGTGGTGGCGGATGAATCGGTCTCCGCGCTGGACGTGTCGATCCAGGCGCAGATCGTGAACCTGATGCTGGACCTGCAGCGCGAGCTGGGCGTGGCCTTCCTCTTCATCTCGCACGACATGGCGGTGGTGGAGCGCATCAGCCACCGCGTGGCGGTGATGTTCCTGGGGCAGATCGTGGAGATCGGGCCGCGCCGCGCAATCTTCGAGAGCCCCCAGCACCCCTATACGAAGAAGCTCATGGCCGCGGTGCCCATCGCCGATCCGGCGCGCCGCCACCTCAAGCGCTCGCTGCAGGAAGGCGACATTCCCAGCCCCATCCGCGCCGTGGGCGACGAGCCGGCGGTGCAGCCGCTGGTGCAGGTGGGCGCGGGCCACTTCGTGGCGCGCCACGCCATTGCCAACCTGTACTGA
- the gsiB gene encoding glutathione ABC transporter substrate-binding protein GsiB: MKKTFASRRIAASLLALAALSASGSVLAAGNAVLAIYQQPETLDPYNTNTTITTAVTKTFYEGLFSFDKDMKVKNVLAEGYEVSKDGLVYTFKLRAGVKFHDGTEFNAAAAKANLDRVMDPANRLLRANQFNRVAKVEAVNPQTLRITLKEPFGPFINALAHASAAMISPAALTKWGSKDIAFHPVGTGPFEFVEWKQTEAIVGKKFAGYWKKGYPKVDQVTWKPVTENNTRAAMLQTGEADFAFTLPYEQIATLKKSDKVEVVTAPSIIQRFLTFNMLQKPFDNPKVREAIGYAINKDALAKVAFNGYAFAAQGFVPQGVEYAVKMQPIPYNVAKAKELLKEAGYPNGFETVLWSGYNNTTSQKVIQFLQQQLQQVGVKVSVEALEPGKRAELVDAWPDPKTAKARLYYIGWSSSTGEADWALRPLFSTESWAPKLANYAFYSNALVDESIAKALVTTDSSERAALYKAAQEQLAKDLPRIPLVTEEVLYAHSKRLSGVYVMPDGNINSDEISLK, from the coding sequence ATGAAGAAAACCTTTGCATCCCGCCGCATCGCAGCCAGCCTGCTGGCCCTTGCGGCCCTGTCCGCATCCGGCTCCGTGCTGGCCGCGGGCAATGCCGTGCTGGCCATCTACCAGCAGCCCGAGACGCTGGACCCCTACAACACCAACACGACCATCACCACGGCTGTTACCAAGACCTTCTACGAGGGCCTGTTCTCGTTCGACAAGGACATGAAGGTCAAGAACGTGCTGGCCGAAGGTTATGAGGTCTCCAAGGACGGACTGGTCTACACCTTCAAGCTACGCGCGGGCGTGAAGTTCCACGACGGAACCGAATTCAACGCTGCGGCGGCCAAGGCCAACCTGGACCGCGTGATGGATCCGGCCAACCGCCTGCTGCGCGCCAACCAGTTCAACCGCGTGGCCAAGGTCGAGGCGGTGAATCCCCAGACCCTGCGCATCACGCTGAAGGAGCCCTTCGGCCCGTTCATCAACGCGCTGGCGCATGCGTCCGCCGCGATGATTTCCCCCGCCGCCCTCACGAAGTGGGGAAGCAAGGACATCGCCTTCCACCCCGTGGGCACGGGCCCGTTCGAGTTCGTCGAATGGAAGCAGACCGAAGCCATCGTCGGCAAGAAGTTTGCAGGCTATTGGAAGAAGGGCTACCCCAAGGTGGACCAGGTCACCTGGAAGCCCGTGACCGAGAACAACACCCGCGCCGCCATGCTGCAGACGGGTGAGGCCGACTTCGCTTTCACGCTGCCCTACGAGCAGATCGCCACGCTCAAGAAGAGCGACAAGGTGGAGGTCGTGACCGCGCCCTCGATCATCCAGCGCTTCCTGACGTTCAACATGCTGCAGAAGCCTTTCGACAACCCCAAGGTGCGCGAAGCCATCGGCTACGCCATCAACAAGGATGCGCTGGCCAAGGTGGCTTTCAACGGCTACGCCTTCGCGGCCCAGGGCTTCGTGCCCCAGGGCGTGGAATACGCGGTGAAGATGCAGCCCATCCCCTACAACGTTGCCAAGGCCAAGGAACTGCTGAAGGAAGCCGGCTACCCCAACGGTTTCGAGACGGTGCTGTGGAGCGGCTACAACAACACCACCAGCCAGAAGGTGATCCAGTTCCTGCAGCAGCAACTGCAGCAGGTGGGTGTCAAGGTATCGGTGGAGGCGCTGGAACCCGGCAAGCGCGCAGAGCTGGTCGATGCCTGGCCCGATCCCAAGACCGCGAAGGCACGCCTGTACTACATCGGCTGGTCGTCCTCCACCGGCGAGGCCGACTGGGCGCTGCGTCCGCTGTTCTCCACCGAGTCCTGGGCACCGAAGCTGGCGAACTACGCCTTCTACAGCAACGCCCTCGTGGATGAGTCCATCGCCAAGGCGCTGGTCACGACCGACAGCTCCGAGCGCGCCGCGCTCTACAAGGCCGCGCAGGAGCAGCTCGCCAAGGACCTGCCGCGCATCCCGCTGGTGACCGAGGAAGTGCTCTACGCCCACTCCAAGCGCCTGTCGGGCGTCTACGTGATGCCCGACGGCAACATCAACAGCGACGAAATCTCGCTGAAGTAA
- the gsiC gene encoding glutathione ABC transporter permease GsiC: protein MLTYFLKRLLGLLPTLLIVAVLVFLFVHMLPGDPARLAAGADADEATVQLVRQELGLDRPLPEQFVHFFSRMVQGDFGTSIRTRRPVIAEIGERFMPTLLLTIAAMAWSVVLGMGIGILSAVYRNRWPDRLGMTLAVSGISFPAFALGMTLMQVFSVQLGWLPTVGADSWRHYILPSITLGAAVAAVMARFTRASFVEVVQEDFVRTARAKGLNERTVVLKHCLRNALIPVVTMMGLQFGFLLGGSIVVEAVFNWPGLGRLLVDAVTMRDYPVIQTLVLLFSLEFILINLVVDMLYGFINPTIRYK, encoded by the coding sequence ATGCTGACCTATTTCCTCAAGCGATTGCTGGGACTCCTTCCGACGCTGCTGATCGTGGCGGTGCTGGTGTTCCTCTTCGTTCACATGCTGCCGGGCGATCCCGCGCGCCTGGCCGCGGGGGCGGACGCCGACGAAGCCACCGTGCAGCTCGTGCGCCAGGAGCTGGGCCTCGACCGGCCGCTGCCCGAACAGTTCGTGCACTTCTTCTCGCGCATGGTGCAGGGGGATTTCGGCACCTCGATCCGCACGCGCCGGCCCGTGATCGCCGAGATCGGCGAACGCTTCATGCCCACGCTGCTGCTCACCATCGCCGCCATGGCCTGGTCGGTGGTGCTGGGCATGGGCATCGGCATCCTGTCGGCCGTGTACCGCAACCGCTGGCCCGACCGGCTCGGCATGACGCTGGCGGTGTCGGGCATTTCCTTTCCCGCGTTCGCGCTGGGAATGACGCTCATGCAGGTGTTCTCGGTGCAGCTCGGCTGGCTGCCCACCGTGGGTGCCGACAGCTGGCGGCACTACATCCTGCCGTCCATCACGCTGGGGGCCGCCGTGGCGGCCGTCATGGCGCGGTTCACGCGCGCTTCCTTCGTCGAAGTGGTGCAGGAGGATTTCGTGCGCACCGCGCGCGCCAAGGGCCTGAACGAGCGCACCGTGGTCCTCAAGCACTGCCTGCGCAACGCGCTCATCCCGGTCGTCACGATGATGGGCCTGCAGTTCGGCTTCCTGCTGGGCGGCTCGATCGTGGTGGAGGCCGTCTTCAATTGGCCGGGCCTCGGCCGCCTGCTGGTGGATGCGGTGACCATGCGCGACTACCCCGTGATCCAGACGCTGGTGCTGCTTTTCTCGCTGGAGTTCATCCTCATCAATCTGGTGGTGGACATGCTCTACGGCTTCATCAATCCGACCATCCGCTACAAGTGA
- the gsiD gene encoding glutathione ABC transporter permease GsiD, translating into MTTPSIPTPPDAAQLAAVSVAPTAGSTAVRTPWREFWRKFKKQHVAMAALAFVALLVIVALLAPVLVPFDAENFFDYDRLNEGPSAVHWFGVDPLGRDIFSRILMGARISLAAGFLSVAIGCLIGTTLGLLAGYYEGWWDRIVMRISDVLFAFPGILLALGVVAILGSSMTNVVVAVAVFSVPAFARLVRGNTLVLKQMTYIESARSIGASDWTIITRHILPGTISSVVVYFTMRVGTSIITAASLSFLGMGAQPPTPEWGAMLNEARADMVNAPHVALFPSLAIFLTVLAFNLLGDGLRDALDPKIDRQS; encoded by the coding sequence ATGACCACGCCCTCCATCCCCACACCGCCCGACGCCGCACAGCTGGCGGCGGTCTCGGTGGCCCCCACCGCCGGCAGCACCGCCGTTCGCACGCCCTGGCGTGAGTTCTGGCGCAAATTCAAGAAGCAGCACGTGGCGATGGCCGCGCTCGCCTTCGTGGCGCTGCTGGTGATCGTGGCCTTGCTGGCCCCGGTCCTCGTGCCGTTCGATGCCGAGAACTTCTTCGACTACGACCGCCTCAACGAAGGCCCCTCCGCCGTCCACTGGTTCGGTGTCGATCCGCTGGGCCGCGACATCTTCAGCCGCATCCTCATGGGCGCCCGCATCTCGCTGGCCGCAGGCTTCCTCTCGGTGGCCATCGGGTGCCTGATCGGCACCACGCTGGGCCTGCTGGCCGGCTACTACGAAGGCTGGTGGGACCGCATCGTGATGCGCATCTCCGATGTGCTGTTCGCGTTTCCGGGCATCCTGCTCGCCCTGGGCGTGGTTGCCATCCTGGGCAGCAGCATGACCAACGTGGTCGTCGCCGTGGCAGTGTTCAGCGTGCCGGCGTTCGCGCGGCTCGTGCGGGGCAACACGCTGGTGCTCAAGCAGATGACCTACATCGAATCTGCGCGGAGCATCGGTGCGTCGGACTGGACGATCATCACGCGGCACATCCTGCCGGGCACCATTTCGTCGGTCGTGGTGTATTTCACGATGCGCGTGGGCACTTCCATCATCACGGCCGCCAGCCTGTCCTTCCTGGGCATGGGCGCGCAGCCGCCGACGCCCGAATGGGGCGCCATGCTCAACGAAGCGCGCGCGGACATGGTGAATGCGCCGCACGTGGCGCTGTTTCCGAGCCTGGCGATCTTCCTGACCGTGCTGGCCTTCAACCTGCTGGGCGACGGGTTGCGCGACGCGCTCGATCCCAAGATCGACCGCCAGTCATGA
- a CDS encoding P1 family peptidase produces MNRRDPAAAAPPRIGLLAAGPLDAITDVAGVTVGHETLDDGPVQTGVTVIHPHGLDPYRHKVPAGAAVINGFGKSVGLVQLAELGQIETPIALTNTFSVSAVAQAQIRDCMRANPETGRALPTVNPLVLECNDGFLNDIQRMAVGDGHYRRACDGAGPQVLQGAVGAGRGMSSFQLKGGIGTASRRVALRHGRHCTVGALVLANYGLLPQLVWGGRAIGAAVAAALGDVPHLQRGPEKGSIIMVLATDAALDARQLGRLALRAAAGLARTGSVYGHGSGDIALAFSTAYTLPHLPEVPMPAVSLVHEASLDGLFQAAADSVEQAIVHALWHAQPVSGRDGHQRPALRDLLSNLF; encoded by the coding sequence ATGAACCGCAGAGACCCTGCTGCCGCTGCGCCGCCGCGCATCGGCCTGCTGGCCGCGGGCCCGCTCGATGCCATCACCGATGTGGCCGGCGTCACCGTGGGCCACGAGACGCTGGACGACGGGCCGGTGCAGACGGGCGTGACGGTCATCCACCCGCATGGACTCGACCCGTATCGCCACAAGGTGCCCGCGGGCGCCGCGGTGATCAATGGCTTCGGCAAGAGCGTCGGGCTGGTGCAACTGGCCGAGCTGGGCCAGATCGAGACGCCCATCGCGCTCACCAACACGTTTTCCGTCAGTGCCGTTGCGCAGGCGCAGATCCGCGATTGCATGCGCGCCAATCCTGAAACGGGGAGGGCGCTGCCCACCGTCAATCCGCTGGTGCTGGAGTGCAACGACGGTTTCCTGAACGACATCCAGCGCATGGCTGTCGGGGACGGCCATTACCGGCGCGCGTGCGACGGCGCGGGCCCGCAGGTGCTGCAGGGCGCGGTCGGCGCCGGGCGCGGCATGTCGAGCTTCCAGCTCAAGGGCGGCATCGGTACCGCATCGCGCCGCGTGGCCCTGCGCCATGGCCGCCATTGCACGGTCGGGGCGCTCGTGCTGGCCAACTATGGCCTGCTGCCGCAACTGGTATGGGGCGGCAGGGCCATCGGCGCAGCGGTGGCGGCCGCGCTGGGCGATGTGCCGCATCTGCAGCGCGGGCCGGAGAAGGGCTCGATCATCATGGTGCTGGCCACCGACGCTGCCCTCGATGCGCGCCAGCTCGGTCGACTGGCGCTGCGCGCCGCGGCCGGGCTGGCACGCACCGGTTCGGTCTATGGACACGGCAGCGGCGATATCGCCCTGGCGTTTTCCACCGCCTACACGCTGCCGCACCTGCCGGAAGTGCCGATGCCGGCGGTCTCCCTGGTGCACGAAGCCTCGCTCGACGGCCTGTTCCAGGCGGCTGCGGACAGCGTCGAGCAGGCCATCGTCCATGCGCTGTGGCATGCGCAGCCTGTCTCGGGGCGGGATGGGCACCAACGCCCGGCGCTGCGCGACCTGCTCTCCAACCTGTTCTGA
- a CDS encoding M55 family metallopeptidase: MKILISVDIEGVAGVYHPEQVRAGNPEYERARRLMTAEANAAVAGAFDGGAQEVFVNDSHGGFRNMPPDLLDARAQAIQGKPRYLSMVAGVELGMDGVCLIGYHSRAQGRGILAHTINSFAFASIAFNGRELGEAGIYGALAGAYGAPVIAASGDDVFIEENRSLFPHARFVQTKRATGATSGISLSPERACAAIREGVGQAMAQARNAAPFCIDGPVTVELVAQTTALADLFCQWPTLERMSSDALRFTAPDTESAVRMVNGLSAMSSMLR; the protein is encoded by the coding sequence ATGAAAATTCTCATCTCCGTCGACATCGAAGGCGTGGCCGGCGTCTATCACCCTGAGCAGGTCCGGGCCGGCAACCCGGAGTACGAGCGCGCACGGCGCCTCATGACCGCCGAAGCCAATGCGGCGGTAGCAGGCGCGTTCGACGGGGGGGCGCAGGAGGTCTTCGTGAACGATTCGCACGGGGGGTTTCGCAACATGCCGCCGGACCTGCTCGATGCACGCGCCCAGGCCATCCAGGGCAAGCCGCGCTATCTGAGCATGGTGGCCGGCGTGGAGCTGGGCATGGATGGTGTCTGCCTGATCGGATACCACTCGCGTGCGCAGGGACGCGGCATCCTGGCCCACACGATCAACAGTTTCGCGTTCGCAAGCATTGCGTTCAACGGGCGCGAACTGGGCGAGGCGGGCATCTACGGAGCGCTGGCCGGGGCCTATGGCGCACCGGTCATCGCCGCATCCGGCGACGATGTGTTCATCGAAGAGAACCGCAGCCTCTTTCCGCATGCCCGCTTTGTGCAGACCAAGCGCGCCACCGGCGCCACCAGCGGCATCAGTCTGTCACCCGAACGGGCCTGTGCGGCGATCCGCGAGGGCGTGGGCCAGGCGATGGCACAGGCGCGCAATGCTGCGCCGTTCTGCATCGACGGGCCGGTCACGGTCGAACTGGTGGCGCAGACGACGGCGCTGGCCGATCTGTTCTGCCAGTGGCCGACGCTGGAGCGCATGTCTTCCGATGCGCTGCGATTCACGGCACCCGATACCGAATCGGCCGTGCGCATGGTCAACGGCCTCTCGGCCATGTCGAGCATGCTCAGATGA
- a CDS encoding aspartate/glutamate racemase family protein: MSGAAHKDSSASPSTVGILAGMGPAAGVDFARLFVRASERWLRSHGHPVQDQAFPEHWIAQVPVSDRTQALQDPAAPQPLEGLAGALQRLGMLGARAVAMSCNTAHAWHGALQSRVPGVELLHIARETAAELQRRGIRRAALLATQGTYRMGLYEQAFAAHGIECVLPSEQARKWLMEGIYEGVKAGNMPLARSRFADACQQVLGLHGDVALVMACTEIPLALPDAPQAGGWTLIDPSDILATALARRAYG, encoded by the coding sequence ATGAGCGGCGCGGCGCACAAAGATTCATCGGCCTCGCCGTCCACGGTGGGCATCCTGGCCGGCATGGGGCCTGCGGCGGGCGTGGACTTTGCCCGGCTGTTCGTCCGCGCTTCGGAGCGCTGGCTGCGATCGCACGGCCACCCTGTGCAGGACCAGGCCTTTCCGGAGCACTGGATCGCCCAGGTGCCGGTGTCGGACCGCACGCAGGCATTGCAGGACCCGGCCGCACCGCAGCCGCTGGAGGGCCTGGCCGGCGCGTTGCAGCGGCTGGGCATGCTGGGTGCCCGTGCGGTGGCGATGTCGTGCAACACCGCGCATGCATGGCACGGCGCTTTGCAGTCCCGTGTGCCCGGCGTGGAGCTGCTGCACATTGCACGGGAGACCGCTGCCGAATTGCAGCGCCGCGGCATTCGCCGCGCTGCCTTGCTCGCCACGCAGGGAACCTATCGCATGGGGCTTTACGAACAGGCGTTTGCGGCGCATGGCATCGAGTGCGTGCTGCCGTCCGAACAGGCGCGGAAATGGCTGATGGAGGGCATCTACGAGGGCGTCAAGGCAGGCAATATGCCGCTGGCCCGCAGCCGTTTTGCCGACGCGTGCCAGCAGGTGCTGGGGCTGCACGGCGACGTTGCACTGGTGATGGCCTGCACCGAAATCCCCCTGGCATTGCCCGACGCGCCGCAGGCCGGGGGCTGGACGCTGATCGACCCTTCGGACATCCTTGCCACGGCCCTGGCGCGGCGGGCCTACGGCTGA